A single window of Cytobacillus dafuensis DNA harbors:
- a CDS encoding SDR family NAD(P)-dependent oxidoreductase: MKIIVTGGAGFIGSHLAKRLIQENHEVYVIDCIHPYYSPERKKKQLEDVARVGSFQFIQKDLLDREEMMAVFKQISPQVVVHLAALPGVAYSIEEPLKYVDYDIKATINVLEASGKSGVSKVVFASSSSVYGNQSGPFKEEMANGDVISPYAASKYSAESFCRVYESLFGFQVNILRFFTVYGPWGRPDMAIGSFIKKLMRGEEITLYGEGRGRDFTYVEDIVNGIYLTINKLTKSEVINIGSGRTITMDQLLAQLKWHFPDMKIIKATSRVGDVVNTWADIEKAKRLLGYEPQVDFIKGLSDTVKWAKGNETIL; encoded by the coding sequence ATGAAGATTATTGTAACGGGTGGTGCTGGTTTCATAGGGAGTCACCTTGCTAAGAGGCTCATTCAGGAAAATCATGAAGTATATGTGATTGATTGTATTCATCCCTATTATTCACCTGAAAGAAAAAAGAAACAATTGGAGGATGTAGCGCGTGTTGGTTCCTTTCAATTTATTCAAAAGGACCTTTTAGATAGAGAAGAAATGATGGCTGTATTTAAACAAATATCTCCACAAGTAGTTGTTCATTTAGCAGCTTTGCCAGGTGTTGCTTATTCAATTGAAGAGCCCCTTAAATATGTTGATTATGATATAAAAGCAACGATTAATGTGCTTGAAGCATCAGGTAAGTCAGGCGTTTCCAAAGTTGTATTTGCCTCATCTTCCTCTGTTTATGGCAATCAATCAGGGCCCTTTAAAGAAGAAATGGCAAACGGGGACGTTATTTCTCCTTATGCGGCTTCGAAATATTCAGCTGAATCTTTTTGCCGTGTGTATGAGTCCTTATTTGGTTTCCAGGTAAATATATTAAGATTTTTCACGGTATATGGTCCGTGGGGACGTCCAGACATGGCAATCGGCAGCTTTATCAAAAAGTTAATGCGTGGCGAGGAAATCACTCTTTATGGAGAGGGAAGGGGGCGTGACTTCACTTACGTCGAAGACATCGTGAATGGGATTTATTTAACGATCAATAAGTTAACGAAAAGCGAGGTCATAAATATTGGCTCAGGAAGAACGATTACGATGGACCAACTATTAGCCCAATTGAAATGGCACTTCCCTGATATGAAAATAATCAAAGCAACTTCTCGCGTAGGAGATGTCGTAAATACGTGGGCAGATATCGAAAAAGCCAAGCGATTATTGGGCTATGAACCACAAGTGGATTTTATCAAAGGACTATCAGACACGGTGAAGTGGGCTAAGGGAAATGAAACGATTCTTTAG
- a CDS encoding lysylphosphatidylglycerol synthase transmembrane domain-containing protein: MKRFFRIGFAVFILILFASLTFQYFDWKQVGKGLLELLKHPYLLVTIWGVYFLSFCLKARAWQLYLNGRVLFSTCLIGILYSLLVNHLLPIKAGDLVRAKILSRDHTVSDEEAFHSVFVLRALDMLCLIAITLIGLLSLKVGFKIPVWSIVAGSVFCILALFVLYKYFPDFLKRNFTLFKKAFSGRNGLAIIILTFLSWVLEGGMLYGTVLVLKGDLSVLESVFANGITIVGQFFQITPGGIGNYESFLVFALSLFGFPLKEGYTIAVITHFMKFLFSYLAGAVVILIFPVSLKTIKEWVRVRGVRGK; this comes from the coding sequence ATGAAACGATTCTTTAGAATTGGTTTTGCTGTTTTCATCCTCATTCTTTTTGCTTCCTTAACCTTTCAATATTTTGATTGGAAACAAGTAGGGAAAGGTTTATTAGAATTACTTAAGCATCCTTATTTACTTGTCACCATTTGGGGTGTTTATTTCCTTTCTTTTTGTTTAAAAGCAAGGGCATGGCAGCTTTATTTAAATGGAAGGGTCCTTTTTTCTACATGTCTTATAGGCATATTGTATAGCTTATTAGTGAATCATCTACTTCCAATAAAAGCAGGTGATCTAGTAAGGGCAAAAATTTTAAGTAGGGATCATACGGTAAGCGATGAGGAAGCATTTCATTCTGTTTTTGTATTAAGAGCTTTGGATATGCTTTGCTTGATAGCGATTACTTTGATCGGCCTGCTAAGCCTAAAAGTAGGCTTTAAAATTCCTGTGTGGAGTATTGTAGCCGGAAGTGTTTTTTGTATCCTTGCACTATTCGTTTTATATAAATATTTTCCTGATTTTTTAAAGAGGAATTTCACTTTATTTAAAAAGGCTTTTTCAGGTAGAAATGGTTTGGCCATTATTATATTAACCTTTTTGAGCTGGGTTTTAGAGGGTGGAATGCTTTATGGAACGGTCCTTGTGTTAAAAGGAGACCTATCCGTATTGGAATCTGTTTTTGCAAATGGGATTACAATTGTAGGGCAGTTTTTCCAAATTACACCTGGTGGTATCGGTAATTATGAAAGTTTTCTTGTATTTGCTCTTAGTTTATTTGGGTTTCCTCTGAAAGAAGGGTATACGATTGCAGTTATTACCCATTTTATGAAATTCTTATTTTCTTATTTAGCTGGAGCAGTTGTAATATTAATTTTTCCTGTTTCTTTAAAAACAATAAAAGAATGGGTTAGGGTAAGAGGAGTGAGAGGCAAGTGA
- a CDS encoding alkaline phosphatase family protein, which yields MKSASKFEKMAARCWNLLNEGKPFTPIFVFGTMILFHAAMLGSANVVMDLLLAFIYVIPLLIIYFIFDFPLFLRNYLWIPFMVYLIIWNDINISLLLFSIGLYFFFTVFFWGTLYYHLRIGTSWLNFTRFWKLVLKNSDSTSGNAQEQLPKFLLILSIWEMIFQAERANEAINFVALILFYAFILVFAYILHRYLFDWKPKVYETLSKDQGTQPGEAISDKVIVIVVDGMRKERFYEADTPFLDSLKENGTEYMNMETVYPARTVVCFSSMFTGTYPFEHGMTSNMVWKLGIKVESIFDSLRKVGKKGRLLGIAHLVDSMGDDVETVTAVMHKDKADPNIMERAKKIMKEQDPDLFVVQMIGTDQVGHSQGVLYDEYLQKIHEADVLIEDFVSWLKKEGKMENTTLFICADHGQADGIGGHGHLDEGERFVPFIVHGPHIEKGKKIEEKHSLVSLAPTLSYLLGAPFPSHSRGRVLLDAIRKKEEE from the coding sequence GTGAAAAGTGCATCTAAATTTGAAAAAATGGCTGCACGCTGCTGGAACTTATTAAATGAAGGAAAGCCATTTACACCCATTTTTGTATTTGGAACCATGATTTTATTCCATGCTGCGATGTTGGGATCGGCAAATGTAGTAATGGATCTTTTGTTAGCGTTTATTTATGTGATCCCGTTATTAATAATCTATTTTATTTTTGATTTTCCGCTCTTTTTAAGGAATTATTTGTGGATTCCTTTTATGGTTTATTTGATCATTTGGAATGATATTAATATAAGTTTACTTTTATTTTCAATAGGCCTCTATTTCTTTTTTACAGTGTTCTTCTGGGGAACATTATATTACCACTTAAGAATAGGGACTTCTTGGCTGAATTTTACTCGCTTTTGGAAACTTGTTTTAAAAAATAGTGATTCTACTAGTGGGAATGCCCAAGAACAGCTGCCGAAGTTCTTATTGATTTTATCGATTTGGGAAATGATTTTTCAAGCCGAACGAGCAAATGAGGCTATTAATTTCGTAGCTCTTATTCTCTTTTATGCTTTTATTCTTGTGTTTGCCTACATTCTTCATCGGTATTTATTTGATTGGAAACCAAAAGTATATGAAACCCTTTCAAAGGATCAGGGGACACAGCCAGGAGAGGCCATTTCTGATAAAGTCATTGTCATTGTAGTGGATGGGATGAGAAAGGAACGCTTTTATGAAGCGGATACTCCCTTTTTAGATTCTTTAAAAGAAAATGGCACAGAATATATGAATATGGAAACGGTCTATCCGGCAAGAACCGTTGTTTGCTTTAGTTCAATGTTTACAGGAACCTATCCTTTTGAACATGGGATGACGTCCAATATGGTTTGGAAGTTAGGGATTAAAGTAGAAAGTATCTTTGATTCGTTAAGAAAAGTAGGTAAAAAGGGGAGACTTCTTGGAATCGCACATTTGGTAGATTCCATGGGGGACGATGTAGAAACCGTAACGGCGGTCATGCATAAAGATAAAGCTGACCCTAACATTATGGAAAGAGCAAAGAAAATCATGAAAGAGCAGGATCCTGATTTATTCGTTGTTCAAATGATAGGGACAGACCAAGTCGGTCACAGTCAGGGAGTTTTATATGATGAATATTTGCAAAAAATCCATGAAGCGGATGTGTTAATTGAAGATTTTGTCTCTTGGTTAAAAAAGGAGGGCAAGATGGAGAATACGACTTTATTCATCTGTGCTGATCATGGCCAAGCGGATGGGATTGGAGGACATGGACATTTAGATGAGGGTGAAAGATTTGTACCATTTATTGTTCATGGTCCCCACATTGAAAAGGGGAAAAAAATCGAAGAAAAACATAGCCTCGTTTCCTTGGCACCAACTTTATCATACTTGTTGGGAGCTCCTTTTCCTAGTCACAGCAGGGGAAGAGTATTGTTAGATGCAATTAGAAAGAAGGAAGAGGAATAA
- a CDS encoding glycosyltransferase family 2 protein: MKKQKVIVFLPAYNEEESIGKVIESIPRSFHYQVEVKVLVIDDGSRDQTVDVAKKAGADYIVSFDKNRGLGAAVRAGLKESYERGADIAVMIDADGEYPANQIPDLLAPIFKGEADYTMGSRFLGTIQGMKIHRRLGNYLFTFIQSLLLRKWIHDGQSGMRAFTRQALEHAEIVHNYNYAQVLTLNLVRKGFRVKEVPIQYQVRSTGESFITFKGYLSSVIPAIWKEANRKIQHVKIDENAHRLNNMDAYQNEENIDNAVF, from the coding sequence ATGAAAAAACAGAAAGTCATAGTATTTCTGCCGGCCTATAATGAAGAAGAATCGATTGGGAAAGTGATCGAAAGCATCCCTAGATCCTTTCATTATCAGGTCGAGGTAAAAGTGTTAGTTATCGATGACGGATCAAGAGATCAAACTGTCGATGTGGCGAAAAAAGCAGGAGCTGACTATATTGTCAGTTTTGATAAAAACCGCGGTCTAGGAGCGGCGGTTCGGGCAGGATTAAAGGAAAGTTATGAAAGAGGTGCAGATATCGCGGTCATGATCGATGCAGATGGAGAATACCCTGCTAACCAGATACCCGATTTATTGGCACCAATATTTAAAGGCGAAGCTGATTATACAATGGGTTCCCGTTTTCTAGGAACGATACAAGGTATGAAAATACATCGTCGTCTAGGTAATTATCTTTTTACCTTCATTCAAAGTTTGTTACTCAGAAAATGGATTCATGATGGACAGTCAGGTATGAGGGCTTTTACGAGGCAAGCTCTAGAACATGCAGAAATCGTCCATAATTATAATTATGCACAGGTTTTAACTTTAAACCTTGTCAGAAAGGGCTTTAGAGTGAAGGAAGTTCCGATTCAATATCAAGTTCGTTCGACGGGAGAATCGTTTATTACCTTTAAAGGCTATCTTTCATCTGTCATACCAGCCATATGGAAAGAAGCGAATAGAAAGATTCAGCATGTAAAGATCGATGAAAATGCTCATAGGTTGAATAATATGGATGCTTATCAAAATGAGGAAAATATTGATAATGCGGTTTTTTAA
- a CDS encoding FTR1 family iron permease: MEIQALLITFREVLEALLIVGIITTYLKRVGRSQFTKYVWLGAGLAVLASVGVAMLFQVVFTGFASMGSEMYLKIGIMLVSALLLTQMVFWMSKQSRDMKANMEGKLDRFITTGNVVGMVIHSFLVVLREGIETVFFFAAITGGNIGAAMEGWGAITGVIIAVVVSYIFFKGTMKISLKMFFKVTGVFIIFIAAGLLVQAISMMQDLNIIGSVNPHLYDLTWFLPEHPIDYDHYLRDHGVAPVLSGDIGVFLKALFGYSSMPSVEEVIAYIGYFVGIYLLTSYKSSGKNESFNKEDQVQELKVEAK, from the coding sequence ATGGAAATACAAGCATTATTAATTACCTTCCGTGAGGTTTTAGAGGCATTGCTTATCGTTGGTATCATAACAACGTATTTAAAAAGAGTGGGACGCAGCCAATTTACAAAGTATGTATGGCTAGGGGCTGGTCTTGCTGTACTTGCTAGTGTTGGCGTAGCGATGCTGTTCCAGGTTGTGTTTACAGGCTTTGCTTCAATGGGTAGCGAAATGTATTTGAAGATTGGGATTATGCTCGTTTCTGCTTTGTTGTTAACCCAAATGGTTTTTTGGATGTCTAAACAAAGTAGAGATATGAAAGCGAATATGGAAGGGAAGCTAGACCGTTTTATCACAACGGGGAATGTAGTAGGTATGGTTATTCACTCCTTTCTCGTTGTCCTTCGTGAGGGAATTGAGACCGTTTTTTTCTTTGCAGCCATTACCGGTGGAAATATTGGTGCTGCAATGGAAGGCTGGGGTGCCATTACTGGGGTTATCATTGCAGTCGTTGTTTCATATATCTTCTTTAAAGGAACGATGAAGATTTCCCTTAAAATGTTCTTTAAAGTAACGGGTGTTTTCATCATATTTATTGCAGCCGGCCTATTAGTTCAAGCGATTTCGATGATGCAAGATTTAAATATTATCGGAAGTGTTAACCCGCATTTATATGATTTAACTTGGTTTTTGCCAGAACATCCAATCGATTATGATCACTACTTGCGTGATCACGGAGTAGCGCCCGTTCTGTCAGGAGATATTGGTGTTTTCCTTAAAGCATTATTCGGATATTCTTCTATGCCATCTGTAGAAGAAGTTATTGCCTATATCGGATACTTTGTTGGTATATATTTATTAACTTCATATAAATCAAGTGGGAAAAATGAGAGCTTCAACAAGGAAGATCAGGTACAAGAATTGAAAGTAGAAGCAAAATAA